A window from Pseudomonas sp. MRSN 12121 encodes these proteins:
- the pilG gene encoding twitching motility response regulator PilG, with protein MEQQSSALKVMVIDDSKTIRRTAETLLKNAGCEVITAVDGFEALAKIVDHHPGIIFVDIMMPRLDGYQTCALIKNNSAFKSTPVIMLSSRDGLFDKAKGRIVGSDQFLTKPFSKEELLSAIKAHVPGFAAVEQAH; from the coding sequence ATGGAACAGCAATCCAGCGCCCTCAAGGTGATGGTGATCGACGATTCGAAGACGATTCGCCGCACGGCCGAAACGCTGCTGAAGAATGCCGGGTGCGAAGTCATTACCGCGGTCGACGGTTTCGAGGCCCTGGCCAAGATCGTCGACCATCATCCGGGCATCATCTTCGTCGACATCATGATGCCGCGGCTCGATGGCTATCAGACCTGCGCGCTGATCAAGAACAACAGCGCGTTCAAGTCCACGCCGGTGATTATGCTGTCCTCCAGGGACGGCCTGTTCGACAAGGCCAAGGGTCGCATCGTCGGCTCTGACCAGTTTTTGACCAAGCCTTTTAGCAAGGAAGAACTGCTGAGCGCGATCAAGGCCCATGTGCCGGGGTTCGCCGCAGTAGAACAAGCACATTGA
- the gshB gene encoding glutathione synthase, with protein sequence MSVRVGIVMDPIASISYKKDSSLAMLLAAQERGWTLFYMEQKDLYQATGGVARARMRPLKVFADPQKWFELDAEIDSPLSDLDVILMRKDPPFDMEFVYSTYLLEQAERDGVLVVNKPQSLRDCNEKLFATLFPQCTPPTIVSRRPDVLREFADHHGDVILKPLDGMGGSSIFRHTTGHPNLSVILETLTLHGKQQIMIQGYLPAIVDGDKRILMIDGEPVDYCLARIPAIGETRGNLAAGGRGEARPLTDKDRWIAAQVGPTLREKGLLFVGLDVIGEHLTEINVTSPTCIREIDNAFGTNIGAMLMDAIDQKLKAR encoded by the coding sequence ATGAGCGTTCGCGTCGGGATTGTCATGGACCCCATCGCCAGCATCTCCTATAAAAAGGACAGCTCGCTGGCCATGCTGCTGGCCGCCCAGGAACGCGGCTGGACCCTGTTCTACATGGAGCAGAAGGACCTGTACCAGGCGACCGGTGGCGTGGCGCGGGCGCGGATGCGTCCGCTGAAGGTATTCGCCGACCCGCAGAAGTGGTTCGAACTGGACGCCGAGATCGACAGCCCCCTGAGCGATCTGGACGTGATCCTGATGCGCAAGGACCCGCCGTTCGACATGGAGTTCGTCTACTCCACCTACCTGCTGGAGCAGGCCGAGCGCGACGGCGTGCTGGTGGTCAACAAGCCGCAGAGCCTGCGCGACTGCAATGAAAAGCTGTTCGCCACGCTGTTCCCGCAGTGCACCCCGCCGACCATCGTCAGCCGTCGCCCGGACGTGCTGCGCGAATTCGCCGACCATCACGGCGACGTGATCCTCAAGCCCCTGGACGGCATGGGCGGCTCGTCGATCTTCCGCCATACCACCGGCCACCCGAACCTGTCGGTGATCCTCGAGACCCTGACCCTGCATGGCAAGCAGCAGATCATGATCCAGGGCTACCTGCCGGCGATCGTCGACGGCGACAAGCGCATCCTGATGATCGACGGCGAGCCGGTGGATTATTGCCTGGCACGCATCCCGGCCATCGGCGAGACCCGCGGCAACCTCGCCGCCGGCGGCCGTGGCGAAGCCCGCCCGCTGACCGACAAGGACCGCTGGATCGCCGCCCAGGTCGGCCCGACCCTGCGCGAGAAGGGCCTGCTGTTCGTGGGGCTCGACGTGATCGGCGAGCACCTGACCGAAATCAACGTCACCAGCCCGACCTGCATCCGCGAGATCGACAACGCCTTCGGCACCAACATCGGCGCCATGCTGATGGATGCCATCGATCAGAAGCTCAAGGCGCGTTGA
- a CDS encoding energy transducer TonB — protein MTLPADLPPELAHSGVRPADRLGFTLFLAALLHIALILGLGFSFAEPKQISKTLEITLATFKSETKPKKADFLAQENQEGSGTLDKKAIPKTTEVAPFQENKVNKVTPPPPAKTEPKEAAPKAAVATTAPKPKKTVTQREEVKTEAKPKVPAPTFDSSQLSSDIASLEAELAQEQQLYAKRPRIHRLSAASTMRDKGAWYKDEWRKKVERIGNLNYPEEARRKQIYGNLRLMVSINRDGSLYEVLVLESSGQPLLDQAAQRIVRLAAPFAPFTGDLSDIDRLEIIRTWKFARGDKLSSN, from the coding sequence ATGACTCTCCCTGCCGATCTGCCTCCCGAGCTGGCCCACAGCGGCGTGCGCCCGGCCGATCGCCTGGGATTTACCCTGTTCCTGGCCGCCTTGCTGCACATCGCGCTGATTCTCGGCCTGGGCTTCTCCTTCGCCGAACCCAAGCAGATCAGCAAGACCCTGGAAATCACCCTGGCCACCTTCAAGAGCGAAACCAAGCCGAAGAAGGCCGATTTCCTGGCCCAGGAAAACCAGGAAGGCAGTGGCACCCTGGACAAGAAGGCGATCCCCAAGACCACCGAGGTGGCGCCGTTCCAGGAAAACAAGGTGAACAAGGTCACCCCGCCGCCTCCGGCCAAGACCGAACCCAAGGAAGCCGCGCCCAAGGCCGCGGTCGCCACCACTGCGCCGAAACCGAAGAAGACCGTCACCCAGCGTGAAGAGGTCAAGACCGAGGCGAAACCCAAGGTTCCCGCGCCGACGTTCGACAGCTCGCAGCTGTCCAGCGACATCGCCAGCCTGGAGGCCGAGCTGGCCCAGGAGCAGCAGCTGTACGCCAAGCGCCCGCGCATCCACCGCCTGAGCGCGGCCTCGACCATGCGCGACAAGGGCGCCTGGTACAAGGACGAGTGGCGCAAGAAGGTCGAGCGCATCGGCAACCTCAATTACCCGGAAGAAGCCCGGCGCAAGCAGATCTACGGCAACCTGCGGCTGATGGTGTCGATCAACCGCGACGGTTCGCTGTACGAGGTGCTGGTGCTGGAATCCTCCGGCCAGCCGCTGCTGGACCAGGCGGCGCAGCGCATCGTGCGCCTGGCGGCACCGTTCGCGCCCTTTACCGGCGACTTGTCGGATATCGACCGCCTGGAAATCATCCGCACCTGGAAGTTCGCCCGCGGCGACAAGCTGTCCAGCAATTGA
- a CDS encoding YqgE/AlgH family protein: MKNVSPSYLKHHFLIAMPHMADPNFAHTLTYIVEHNANGAMGLVVNRPQDLNLADILEQLRPEIEPPALCQHVPIFTGGPVQTDRGFVLHPSGPTFQATVELEGVSLSTSQDVLFAIADGVGPAQSLIALGYAGWEAGQLEAELADNAWLTCPFDADILFNTTSELRLEAAARHLGVNLALLTSQAGHA, from the coding sequence ATGAAAAACGTCAGCCCCAGCTACCTCAAGCATCACTTCCTGATCGCCATGCCGCACATGGCCGACCCGAACTTTGCGCACACCTTGACCTACATCGTCGAGCACAATGCCAATGGTGCCATGGGCCTGGTGGTCAACCGTCCGCAGGACCTGAACCTCGCCGACATCCTCGAGCAATTGCGCCCCGAGATCGAACCGCCAGCCCTGTGCCAGCACGTACCGATCTTCACGGGCGGCCCGGTGCAGACCGACCGCGGCTTCGTCCTGCATCCCAGCGGCCCGACCTTCCAGGCCACGGTCGAGCTCGAGGGCGTGTCGCTGTCCACCTCCCAGGACGTGCTGTTCGCCATCGCCGACGGCGTCGGCCCGGCCCAGAGCCTGATCGCCCTGGGTTATGCCGGCTGGGAAGCCGGGCAACTGGAAGCCGAACTGGCGGACAACGCCTGGCTGACCTGCCCGTTCGACGCCGACATCCTGTTCAACACCACCAGCGAACTGCGCCTGGAAGCGGCGGCCCGGCACCTGGGCGTCAACCTCGCCCTGCTGACCAGCCAGGCAGGCCACGCCTGA
- the ruvX gene encoding Holliday junction resolvase RuvX gives MALRLILGFDYGTRQIGVAVGQAITGQAHELCTLKAQNGVPDWNQVEALIKEWKPDAVVVGLPLNMDGTPSEMCVRAEKFARRLNGRYNLPFYTHDERLTTFEAKGERLARGGQKGSYRDNPVDAIAAALLLQGWLDENAALLNN, from the coding sequence ATGGCCCTGCGACTGATCCTCGGTTTCGACTACGGCACCCGGCAGATCGGCGTGGCAGTGGGCCAGGCCATTACCGGCCAGGCCCACGAGCTGTGCACCCTGAAGGCGCAGAACGGCGTCCCGGACTGGAACCAGGTCGAAGCCCTGATCAAGGAATGGAAGCCGGACGCCGTGGTAGTGGGCCTGCCGCTGAACATGGATGGCACCCCGAGCGAGATGTGCGTGCGCGCCGAGAAGTTCGCCCGGCGCCTCAACGGGCGCTACAACCTGCCCTTCTATACCCATGACGAACGCCTGACCACCTTCGAGGCCAAGGGCGAACGCCTGGCCCGCGGCGGTCAGAAAGGCAGTTACCGCGACAACCCGGTCGACGCCATCGCCGCCGCCCTGCTGCTGCAAGGCTGGCTCGACGAAAACGCAGCGCTGTTGAACAACTGA
- the pyrR gene encoding bifunctional pyr operon transcriptional regulator/uracil phosphoribosyltransferase PyrR, whose product MSLPNPAELISQMAVRLTAHLEHRAISEPRYIGIRTGGVWVAQALLAELGSDAPLGTLDVSFYRDDFSQNGLHPQVRPSELPFEIEGQHLVLIDDVLMSGRTVRAALNELFDYGRPASVTLVCLLDLDAAELPIRPNVVGATLSLAAHERVKLSGPAPLQLELQDLAL is encoded by the coding sequence ATGAGCCTGCCCAACCCCGCCGAACTGATCAGCCAGATGGCCGTGCGTCTCACTGCCCACCTGGAACACCGCGCCATCAGCGAGCCGCGCTATATCGGCATCCGCACCGGCGGCGTCTGGGTCGCCCAGGCGCTGCTCGCCGAACTGGGCAGCGACGCACCGCTGGGCACGCTGGATGTGTCTTTCTACCGCGACGACTTCAGCCAGAACGGCCTGCACCCGCAGGTGCGCCCTTCCGAACTGCCGTTCGAGATCGAAGGCCAGCACCTGGTGCTGATCGACGACGTGCTGATGAGCGGCCGTACCGTCCGCGCCGCCCTCAACGAACTGTTCGACTATGGCCGCCCGGCCAGCGTGACCCTGGTCTGCCTGCTCGACCTGGACGCCGCCGAACTGCCGATTCGTCCGAATGTGGTCGGCGCCACCCTGTCGCTGGCGGCCCACGAGCGGGTAAAATTGTCCGGTCCTGCGCCGCTTCAACTCGAACTCCAGGACCTCGCCCTTTAA
- a CDS encoding aspartate carbamoyltransferase catalytic subunit → MTPLDAKRPLQLNDQGQLRHFLSLDGLPRELLTEILDTADSFLEVGARAVKKVPLLRGKTVCNVFFENSTRTRTTFELAAQRLSADVITLNVSTSSASKGETLLDTLRNLEAMAADMFVVRHGDSGAAHFIAEHVCPQVAIINGGDGRHAHPTQGMLDMLTIRRHKGGFENLSVAIVGDILHSRVARSNMLALKTLGCPDIRVIAPKTLLPIGIEQYGVKVYTDMAEGLKDVDVVIMLRLQRERMQGGLLPSEGEFYRLFGLTTARLAGAKPDAIVMHPGPINRGVEIESAVADGPRSVILNQVTYGIAVRMAVLSMAMSGQTAQRQFEQENAQ, encoded by the coding sequence ATGACGCCTCTAGACGCCAAGCGCCCGCTGCAGCTCAACGATCAGGGCCAGCTGCGCCACTTCCTCTCGCTCGATGGCCTGCCTCGCGAGCTGCTGACGGAAATCCTCGACACCGCCGACTCCTTCCTCGAAGTCGGCGCCCGGGCGGTCAAGAAGGTCCCGTTACTGCGCGGTAAAACCGTGTGCAACGTGTTCTTCGAAAACTCCACCCGCACCCGCACCACCTTCGAACTGGCGGCCCAGCGCCTGTCGGCGGACGTGATCACGCTCAACGTGTCCACCTCCTCGGCGAGCAAGGGCGAGACCCTGCTCGATACCCTGCGCAACCTCGAAGCCATGGCCGCCGACATGTTCGTCGTGCGCCACGGCGATTCCGGCGCCGCGCACTTCATCGCCGAACATGTGTGCCCGCAGGTGGCGATCATCAATGGCGGCGACGGCCGGCACGCCCACCCGACCCAGGGCATGCTCGACATGCTCACCATCCGCCGGCACAAGGGCGGCTTCGAGAACCTCTCGGTGGCCATCGTCGGCGACATCCTGCACTCGCGGGTGGCGCGCTCGAACATGCTGGCCCTCAAGACCCTGGGTTGCCCGGACATCCGCGTGATCGCGCCCAAGACTCTGCTGCCGATCGGCATCGAGCAGTACGGGGTGAAGGTCTACACCGACATGGCCGAAGGCCTGAAAGACGTCGACGTGGTGATCATGCTGCGCCTGCAGCGCGAACGCATGCAGGGCGGCCTGCTGCCCAGCGAAGGCGAGTTCTACCGCCTGTTCGGCCTGACCACCGCGCGCCTGGCCGGCGCCAAGCCGGACGCCATCGTCATGCACCCGGGGCCGATCAACCGCGGCGTGGAGATCGAATCGGCGGTGGCCGACGGCCCGCGTTCGGTGATCCTCAACCAGGTGACCTACGGCATCGCGGTACGCATGGCCGTACTGTCCATGGCCATGAGCGGGCAGACCGCCCAGCGACAATTCGAGCAGGAGAACGCCCAGTGA
- a CDS encoding dihydroorotase translates to MKLSILGARVIDPASGLDQVSDIHLEAGKIVAIGAAPAGFNAVESIDAKGLVAAPGLVDLNVSLREPGYSRKGTIASETRAAAAGGVTSLCCPPRTKPVLDTSAVAELILDRAREAGNTKVFPIGALSKGLDGEQLAELIALRDAGCVAFGDGLESFRSTRTLCRALEYAATFDLTVIFHSQDRDLAEGGLAHEGATASFLGLPGIPETAETVALARNLLLVEQSGVRAHFSQLTSARGVALIAQAQARGLPVTADVALYQLILTDDALIDFSSLYHVQPPLRSRADREGLREAVKSGVVQAISSHHQPHERDAKLAPFGATEPGISSVELLLPLALTLVEDGLLDLPTLLARLSSGPAAALRLPAGRLAVGAPADLVLFDPSTSTIAGEHWLSKGENCPFLGHSLPGLVRYTLVDGRISHKG, encoded by the coding sequence GTGAAGCTCAGCATTCTCGGCGCCCGTGTCATCGATCCGGCCAGCGGCCTGGATCAAGTCAGCGACATCCACCTGGAAGCCGGCAAGATCGTCGCCATCGGCGCCGCCCCGGCCGGTTTCAACGCAGTCGAAAGCATCGACGCCAAAGGCCTGGTGGCCGCCCCGGGGCTGGTGGACCTCAACGTCTCCCTGCGCGAACCGGGCTACAGCCGCAAAGGCACCATCGCCAGCGAAACCCGCGCGGCCGCCGCCGGTGGCGTCACCAGCCTGTGCTGCCCGCCGCGCACCAAGCCGGTGCTGGACACCTCGGCGGTGGCCGAGCTGATCCTCGATCGCGCCCGCGAAGCCGGCAACACCAAGGTGTTTCCGATCGGTGCATTGAGCAAAGGCCTGGACGGTGAACAGCTGGCAGAGCTCATCGCCTTGCGCGACGCCGGTTGCGTGGCCTTCGGCGACGGCCTGGAAAGCTTCCGCAGCACCCGCACCCTGTGCCGGGCGCTGGAATACGCGGCGACCTTCGACCTGACAGTGATTTTCCACTCCCAGGACCGTGACCTGGCCGAAGGCGGCCTGGCCCACGAAGGCGCCACCGCCAGCTTCCTCGGCTTGCCGGGCATCCCGGAGACCGCGGAAACCGTGGCCCTGGCCCGCAACCTGCTGCTGGTGGAGCAAAGCGGCGTGCGCGCTCACTTCAGCCAGCTGACCAGCGCCCGGGGCGTGGCCCTGATCGCCCAGGCCCAGGCCCGCGGCCTGCCGGTGACCGCCGATGTCGCGCTGTATCAGCTGATCCTCACCGACGATGCGCTGATCGACTTCTCCAGCCTCTATCACGTCCAGCCGCCGCTGCGTTCGCGCGCCGACCGCGAAGGCCTGCGCGAGGCGGTGAAGTCCGGGGTGGTCCAGGCCATTTCCAGCCATCACCAGCCCCATGAACGCGACGCCAAGCTGGCGCCGTTCGGCGCTACCGAGCCGGGCATCAGCAGCGTCGAATTGCTGCTGCCGCTGGCCCTGACGCTGGTGGAAGACGGCCTGCTCGACCTGCCGACCCTGCTGGCCCGCCTGAGCAGCGGCCCGGCCGCCGCCCTGCGCCTGCCGGCCGGCAGACTGGCGGTAGGCGCCCCGGCGGACCTGGTGCTGTTCGATCCGAGCACGTCGACCATCGCTGGCGAACACTGGCTGTCCAAAGGCGAGAACTGCCCGTTCCTCGGCCATAGCCTGCCGGGCCTGGTGCGCTACACCCTGGTGGACGGCCGGATCAGCCACAAGGGCTGA
- a CDS encoding TM2 domain-containing protein, with translation MNTYRPDGSPHDTHSKVIGYLLWIFGFTGSHRFYYGKPITGTLWFFTFGLLGIGWLIDLFLIPAMDREADLRFTPGPIEYSVAWILLTFLGVLGVHRMYQGKWLTGLLYLVTGGLFFLGVLYDFWTLNDQVSLRNSQRG, from the coding sequence ATGAACACCTATCGTCCCGACGGTTCGCCCCATGACACCCACAGCAAGGTGATCGGCTACCTGCTCTGGATTTTCGGTTTTACCGGCTCCCACCGCTTCTATTACGGCAAGCCGATTACCGGAACCCTGTGGTTTTTCACCTTCGGCCTGCTGGGTATCGGCTGGCTGATCGACCTGTTCCTGATCCCGGCCATGGACCGCGAGGCGGACCTGCGTTTCACCCCCGGCCCCATCGAGTACAGCGTTGCCTGGATCCTGCTGACTTTCCTCGGGGTCCTGGGCGTGCACCGCATGTACCAGGGCAAATGGCTCACCGGCCTGCTGTACCTGGTGACCGGCGGGCTGTTCTTCCTGGGGGTGCTGTACGACTTCTGGACGCTGAACGACCAGGTGTCGTTGCGTAACTCGCAGCGGGGCTAG
- a CDS encoding C40 family peptidase: protein MRPFFKTWLTICLLMPLAAHATNREQRLPYVNGFTPKAHVTQVSKSSAKTKPSVKRPTHLATVSNNKAVPQMAAKQSSTVLSRAVNVLGTPYRWGGSSPSKGFDCSGLVKYAFNDVAAVDLPRTSNAMASGHGQKVERKDLKPGDLLFFNLKSRRVNHVAIYLGNDRFIHAPRRGKSVTIDTLKKPYWDKNYVVAKRVLPKEQNNLRIVQR, encoded by the coding sequence ATGCGTCCATTTTTCAAGACATGGCTAACCATTTGCCTATTGATGCCACTGGCCGCCCACGCCACCAATCGTGAGCAACGTCTTCCCTACGTGAACGGCTTCACACCAAAAGCCCACGTGACCCAAGTCAGCAAGAGCAGCGCCAAGACCAAGCCATCGGTCAAGCGCCCGACTCACCTGGCCACCGTCAGCAACAACAAAGCGGTCCCGCAGATGGCGGCCAAGCAGAGCAGCACCGTGCTCAGCCGTGCCGTCAACGTCCTGGGCACCCCTTACCGCTGGGGCGGCAGCAGTCCAAGCAAAGGCTTCGATTGCAGCGGCCTGGTGAAATACGCCTTCAACGACGTCGCCGCGGTGGATCTGCCGCGCACTTCCAATGCCATGGCCAGCGGTCACGGGCAGAAAGTCGAGCGCAAGGACCTCAAGCCGGGCGACCTGCTGTTCTTCAATCTCAAGAGCCGGCGAGTCAACCACGTCGCCATCTACCTGGGCAACGATCGTTTCATCCACGCGCCGCGTCGCGGCAAGTCGGTGACCATCGATACCCTGAAGAAGCCTTACTGGGACAAGAACTACGTGGTAGCCAAGCGGGTCCTGCCAAAAGAGCAGAACAACCTGCGCATCGTGCAGCGCTGA
- a CDS encoding type IV pilus twitching motility protein PilT encodes MDITELLAFSVKQGASDLHLSAGLPPMIRIDGDIRRINLPLLEAPQVHELILASMTDPQRAEFKAALEIDYSFALPGVARFRVNAFNHQRGNGAVFRSIPDQVPSLDALGLGEVFRRISEAPRGLVLVTGPTGSGKSTTLAAMIDHLNQHRHQHILTIEDPIEFIHEPKKCLIHQREVQRDTHSFSSALRSALREDPDVILVGELRDLETIRLALTAAETGHLVFATLHTTSAAKTVDRVVDVFPAEEKAMVRSVLSESLQAVISQALLKRVGGGRVAAHEIMLGTAAIRNLIREDKVAQMYSAIQTGGGVGMQTLDMSLKALVGAGLVSLEHAREKARAPESI; translated from the coding sequence ATGGATATCACCGAGTTGCTGGCCTTCAGCGTCAAACAGGGCGCTTCGGACCTGCACCTCTCGGCGGGTTTGCCGCCGATGATCCGCATCGACGGCGATATTCGCCGGATCAACCTGCCGCTGCTGGAGGCGCCGCAGGTGCACGAGCTGATCCTCGCCAGCATGACGGACCCGCAGCGGGCCGAGTTCAAGGCGGCGCTGGAGATCGATTATTCCTTCGCGCTGCCGGGCGTGGCGCGTTTCCGGGTCAATGCCTTCAACCACCAGCGCGGCAATGGCGCGGTCTTTCGCAGCATTCCCGACCAGGTGCCGAGCCTGGACGCGCTGGGCCTGGGCGAGGTGTTTCGCCGGATCAGCGAAGCGCCCCGCGGCCTGGTGCTGGTGACCGGGCCGACCGGGTCGGGCAAGTCCACCACCCTGGCGGCGATGATCGACCACCTGAACCAGCACCGGCACCAGCACATCCTCACCATCGAGGATCCTATCGAGTTCATCCATGAGCCGAAAAAGTGCCTGATCCACCAGCGCGAGGTGCAGCGCGACACGCACAGTTTCTCCAGCGCCCTGCGCTCGGCCTTGCGCGAAGACCCCGATGTGATCCTGGTCGGCGAGCTGCGCGACCTGGAAACCATTCGCCTGGCGTTGACCGCGGCCGAGACCGGGCACCTGGTGTTCGCCACCTTGCACACCACGTCGGCGGCGAAAACCGTGGACCGGGTGGTGGATGTGTTCCCCGCCGAGGAAAAGGCCATGGTCCGCTCCGTGCTGTCGGAGTCGTTGCAGGCGGTGATTTCCCAGGCGTTGCTCAAGCGTGTCGGCGGTGGCCGGGTCGCGGCTCACGAAATCATGCTGGGGACCGCGGCGATCCGTAACCTGATCCGCGAGGACAAGGTGGCGCAGATGTACTCGGCGATCCAGACGGGCGGCGGAGTGGGGATGCAGACCCTGGACATGAGCCTGAAGGCGCTGGTGGGGGCGGGGCTGGTCAGCCTGGAGCACGCCCGGGAGAAGGCGCGGGCGCCGGAGAGCATCTGA
- a CDS encoding YggS family pyridoxal phosphate-dependent enzyme, giving the protein MSTIADNISLVSARIRAAAQASQRDETSIQLLAVSKTKPAAALREAYAAGLRDFGENYLQEALGKQAELGDLPLSWHFIGPIQSNKTRAIAENFAWVHSVDRLKIAQRLSEQRPADLPPLNICIQVNVSGEASKSGCAPADLPALASAIGALPRLKLRGLMAIPEPTDDRAAQDAAFAAVRQLNDDLRERLNLPTDTLSMGMSHDLEAAIAQGATWVRIGTALFGARDYGQA; this is encoded by the coding sequence ATGTCCACGATAGCAGACAACATTTCCCTGGTTAGTGCTCGGATCCGCGCCGCCGCCCAGGCTTCGCAACGCGATGAAACAAGTATCCAGCTGCTGGCCGTGAGCAAGACCAAACCCGCCGCCGCCCTGCGCGAAGCCTATGCCGCGGGCCTGCGCGACTTCGGCGAAAACTACCTGCAGGAAGCCCTGGGCAAACAGGCGGAACTGGGCGACCTGCCCTTGAGTTGGCACTTCATCGGCCCCATTCAGTCGAACAAGACGCGAGCTATCGCCGAGAACTTCGCCTGGGTGCATTCCGTGGATCGCTTGAAAATCGCTCAACGCCTGTCCGAGCAACGCCCGGCCGACCTGCCGCCGCTGAACATCTGCATTCAGGTCAATGTCAGCGGCGAAGCCAGCAAGTCCGGCTGCGCCCCGGCCGACCTGCCGGCCCTGGCCAGCGCCATCGGCGCCCTGCCACGCCTGAAACTGCGTGGGCTGATGGCGATTCCCGAACCCACCGACGATCGCGCCGCCCAGGATGCCGCCTTCGCCGCCGTACGCCAGTTGAACGATGACCTGCGCGAACGCCTGAACCTGCCAACCGACACACTTTCCATGGGCATGAGCCACGACCTCGAAGCGGCCATCGCCCAGGGCGCCACCTGGGTACGTATCGGTACCGCTTTGTTTGGCGCCCGTGATTATGGCCAGGCATGA
- the proC gene encoding pyrroline-5-carboxylate reductase → MSKTRIAFIGAGNMAASLIGGLRAKGLDASQIRASDPGAETRARVRAEHGIELFADNAEAIDGADVVVLAVKPQAMKAVCEALRPSLKPHQLVVSIAAGITCASMNNWLGAQPIVRCMPNTPALLRQGASGLYATAAVSAQQRQQAEELLSAVGIVLWLEQEQQLDAVTAVSGSGPAYFFLLIEAMTAAGEKLGLPRETAAQLTLQTALGAAHMAVSSDVDAAELRRRVTSPAGTTEAAIKSFQASGFEALVEKALGAAAHRSAEMAEQLGQ, encoded by the coding sequence ATGAGCAAGACTCGTATCGCCTTTATCGGCGCCGGCAACATGGCTGCCAGCTTGATCGGCGGCCTGCGCGCCAAGGGCTTGGACGCCAGCCAGATCCGCGCCAGCGACCCGGGCGCCGAAACCCGCGCCCGGGTCCGGGCCGAACACGGTATTGAACTGTTCGCCGACAACGCCGAGGCCATCGACGGCGCCGACGTGGTGGTCCTGGCGGTCAAGCCGCAGGCCATGAAAGCCGTGTGCGAAGCCCTGCGCCCGAGCCTGAAGCCGCACCAGCTGGTGGTGTCGATCGCCGCCGGCATCACCTGCGCCAGCATGAACAACTGGCTCGGCGCGCAGCCGATCGTGCGTTGCATGCCCAACACCCCGGCCCTGCTGCGCCAGGGTGCCAGCGGCCTGTACGCCACCGCCGCGGTAAGCGCGCAGCAGCGCCAGCAGGCCGAAGAGCTGCTGTCGGCCGTGGGCATCGTCCTGTGGCTGGAACAGGAGCAGCAACTGGACGCGGTAACCGCCGTTTCCGGCAGCGGCCCGGCGTATTTCTTCCTGCTGATCGAAGCCATGACCGCCGCCGGCGAGAAACTCGGCCTGCCTCGGGAAACCGCCGCGCAACTGACCCTGCAGACCGCCCTGGGCGCAGCGCACATGGCGGTGTCCAGCGATGTCGACGCGGCCGAGCTGCGCCGTCGCGTGACCTCGCCGGCCGGCACCACGGAAGCGGCGATCAAGTCGTTCCAGGCCAGCGGCTTCGAGGCCCTGGTGGAAAAAGCATTGGGTGCCGCCGCGCACCGCTCGGCCGAAATGGCCGAACAACTGGGCCAATAA
- a CDS encoding YggT family protein, with amino-acid sequence MIGLNTAAVYVLQTLGSLYLLIVLMRFVLQLVRANFYNPLCQFVVRATQPLLKPMRRIIPSLFGLDMSSLVLAILVQLLLMALTLLLTYGTTGNPVQLLIWSIIGVTALFLKIFFFALIISVILSWVAPGSHNPGAELVNQICEPALAPFRRILPSMGGLDISPILAFMVLKLIDMLVINNLAAMTMMPEILRLLI; translated from the coding sequence ATGATTGGATTGAACACTGCGGCGGTGTACGTGCTGCAAACCCTGGGCAGCCTCTACCTGCTGATCGTGTTGATGCGTTTCGTGCTGCAACTGGTACGCGCCAACTTCTACAACCCGCTGTGCCAGTTCGTCGTGCGCGCCACCCAGCCGCTGCTCAAGCCGATGCGCCGGATCATCCCGAGCCTGTTCGGCCTCGACATGTCGTCGCTGGTCCTGGCGATCCTCGTGCAACTGCTGCTGATGGCCCTGACCCTGCTGCTGACCTACGGCACCACCGGCAACCCGGTGCAACTGCTGATCTGGTCGATCATCGGCGTGACTGCGCTGTTCCTGAAGATCTTCTTCTTCGCCCTGATCATCAGCGTGATCCTGTCCTGGGTCGCCCCGGGCAGCCACAACCCGGGCGCCGAGCTGGTCAACCAGATCTGCGAGCCGGCCCTGGCGCCGTTCCGTCGCATCCTGCCGAGCATGGGCGGCCTGGATATCTCGCCGATCCTGGCGTTCATGGTGCTCAAGCTGATCGACATGCTGGTGATCAACAACCTGGCCGCGATGACCATGATGCCGGAAATCCTGCGCCTGCTGATCTGA